TACAATTTTTTCGATACCATTTCGGCCTAAAATAACTGGAGCACCTATGCAGATATCCTTCATTCCGTATTCGCCATCAAGCATTACGGAGCAAGGAAACATTTTCTTTTGATCGCAGGCGATCGCCTGTACCAAAGCAGAAACTGCCGCTCCCGGTGCGTACCAAGCGGAAGTTCCCAAAAGTTTTGTAAGCGTTGCACCACCCACTTTGGTGTCTTCCATCACTTGATTCAATCTTTCTTCAGAAATAAATTTTGTTACAGGAACGCTGTTTCTAGTAGCCAAACGAGTTAAAGGAACCATGCCGGTATCGCTATGGCCACCGATTACCATTCCGTCCACATCACTGATTGGCGCGCCCAATGCTTCTGCCAAACGGTATTTGAAACGTGCGCTGTCCAAAGCTCCGCCCATTCCGATGACACGATTTTTGGGAAGACCTGCGGTTTTATGAACCAAATAGGCCATAGTATCCATTGGATTACTTACTACTATGATAATGGTATTTGGAGAATGCTTTACGAGATTTGAAGAAACGTCTTTTACAATTCCTGCATTTATCCCTATCAATTCTTCACGGGTCATGCCAGGCTTACGCGGAATTCCACTTGTAATTACACAAATGTCGCTATCTGCTGTTTTTGAATAATCGTTTGTTACGCCTGTAATCTTGGTGTCAAAACCGTTTAGAGAAGCAGTTTGCATCAAATCCATCGCCTTTCCTTCGGCAAATCCTTCTTTGATGTCCAACAAAACTACTTCGCTTGCAAAATTCTTGATGGCAATGTACTCTGCGCAACTTGCGCCCACAGCACCTGCCCCTACAACTGTTACTTTCATATTAATTGTTTATGGTTATTGTTTGTAATATATTTTTCCGAAGAAAATCGGAGTGACTTTTCAATCTTTCAGAACCTTTCTGAAAGGCAGCACAAAAGTACCAATATCTGCTTAAAATAATGATAATAAAGGGTTAAAAACTAAAAAGCCCATTTCTAATTTTTCAGAAACGGGCTTTTTTAAAATTATTTATATTTCGCTACGCATCAATATTTGCATAAACGGCATTCTTCTCAATAAACTCACGACGCGGTGGAACCTCATCGCCCATAAGCATAGAAAAAATTCTATCTGCTTCGGTGCCATTATCGATAGTAACTTGACGAAGTGTTCTAAATTCAGGGTTCATTGTAGTATCCCAAAGTTGTTCGGCGTTCATTTCACCCAAACCTTTGTATCGCTGAATTGACGCGCTTCCTCCAAACTCTTCATTCAATCGGTCACGTTCTTTATCACTCCACGCATATTCTTTCTTGGCTCCTTTTTTAACCAAATAAAGCGGTGGCGTGGCAATGTAAACACAACCAGCCTCAACCAACTCGCGCATGTAGCGGAAAAAGAAGGTCAAAATTAGGGTTGCAATGTGGCTACCATCCACATCCGCATCACACATAATTACCACTTTGTGATAGCGTAGTTTTTCTAAATTTAGCGCCTTGCTGTCCTCTTCGGTACCGATGGTTACTCCAAGCGCTGTATATATATTTCGAATTTCCTCGTTTTCAAAAACCTTGTGGTGCATGGCTTTTTCCACGTTCAGAATTTTCCCGCGCAGCGGAAGAATAGCCTGAAAATTACGGTCGCGCCCCTGTTTTGCAGTACCACCCGCAGAATCTCCCTCCACAAGAAATACTTCACATTTTTCCGGATCCTGTTCAGAGCAATCTGATAGTTTCCCTGGCAAGCCACCGCCACTCATCACGGTTTTGCGCTGTACCATTTCACGTGCTTTTCTTGCTGCGTGACGTGCCTGTGCGGCAAGAATAACTTTTTGAACTATCGTTTTTGCATCATTTGGATGTTCTTCCAAATAATTTTCAAGCATTTCAGAAACCGCTTGGCTCACTGCTGCGGTAACTTCGCGGTTACCAAGTTTGGTCTTGGTCTGCCCTTCAAATTGAGGCTCTGCTACTTTCACTGAAATAATAGCGGTCAATCCTTCACGGAAATCGTCACCGGCAATTTCGAATTTTAGTTTATCCAGCATTCCGGAGGCATCGGCATATTTTTTCAAAGTACGCGTCAATCCCGCACGGAAACCTGAAAGATGTGTTCCCCCTTCGTGAGTGTTAATGTTATTTACATAGGAATGTAAATTTTCATTAAAGGAAGTATTGTAAACCATTGCAACCTCAACCGGAATGTCGTTCTTTTCGCCCTCCATGGAAATCACCTCGGCAATAATAGGCTCACGGTTTCCATCCAAAAAGCGGATAAATTCCTTTAAACCTTCCTCGCTGTGGAATTTTTCAGTAGCAAATTCACCATTTTCATCTTTTTCCCTTTTATCTGTAAAATAAATGGTAATTCCTTTATTCAAAAAAGACAATTCGCGCATCCTGCTGGCTAAAGTGTCATAATTATACTCTAACGACTGCTGGAATATTTGCGGATCTGGCTTAAAAGTTACAATAGTTCCTCGATAATCGGTATCTCCAATAGACTTTACGGGATAAAGCGCCTTTCCGCGCTCGTATTCCTGCTGCCAGATTTTGCCATCGCGATGAACAGTGGCCGTTAAATGCTCGGAAAGTGCGTTTACTACCGAAACACCAACTCCGTGGAGACCTCCAGAAACTTTATAAGAATCTTTGTCAAATTTACCCCCGGCGCCAATTTTGGTCATTACCACCTGCAGTGCAGATACGCCTTCTTTTTTGTGAAGATCCACCGGAATTCCACGCCCATTGTCTTTTACAGTTATTGAATTATCCTCGTTGATCCAGATTTCAATAGTGTCGCAATAGCCGCCCATGGCCTCGTCAATAGAGTTATCTACTACTTCATAAACCAAGTGGTGCAAACCTCGTACCCCAACATCACCAATGTACATAGAGGGCCGCATGCGCACATGCTCCATTCCCTCTAACGCTTGAATTTGGTCGGCGCCGTAGCTGCCTTTTTTCTGTTCTTCGCTCATATAATAATTTGAATGATTTTCAGTTTTTTTCGTAACGAACAAATATAACCAAATCCCCAATAAAATTAAGGGTTTGCGTAATTTATAAGCAGTAAGTTATTAACAAAATACTGTGAAAAAAAGACAAGTTTTGCAGCTGGGAAAAGATACTTGGAATTTGGCGTAATAGTTGCACACTAAAATTGGCCGAATAAACGTTTTATTATTTGGGTTTTTGACTTTGATGAAACTTTACAGTTAAAAAAACGTCTAATTTTTTAAATTTTAGAAATTCCAAAATATTTTCCTATGAACAAAATATTTCTCGTTGCCCTTTTTCTCATTTCTTCATTAACCACTGAACGTGTGCAAGCACAGAGTTTTCCACAAATGGATGCCTCGCCAATGGATTTGGTAATGGCACGACCAGATAAAAACAGCCCACCTTTCGCAAGGGTTATTTACAGTCGCCCTCAAAAGAAAGGGCGAGACATTTTTGGCGATTTGGTACCATACGGCGAAGTGTGGAGAACTGGCGCCAATGAGGCAACCGAACTCACAATTTACACACCTTTAAAATTTGGAAAAACAATTTTAAACCCGGGGACTTATACCCTGTACACCATTCCAAACGAAGATAACTGGACGGTCATTATCAATAGCGATACCAATGTTTGGGGCGCTTATAGCTATAAAAAAGAAAAAGATATAGCTAGAATGGTGGTTCCCGTTAAAGACGCAGCTGCACCTATAGAATCACTTTCAATGATTTTTAGACCAGAAAGCAATGGAACTACGCTTTTAATAGGCTGGGACAACGAGTATGTTGAAATACCCTTTAAAAAAGCCTAAATTATTTAAGGGATATTTAAATATTTATGGGTTTGTAGCGAAACCTTCCATTTTGGGTTTTGCATCACGTAATCCACAATTAGCGGACTCATCTTTTCACGTTTGCTCCATTCTGGCTGCAAATAAAGAATACAATCTGGGCCTACTTTGGCAGCTTGTTCTTCCGCAAAACGGAAATCATCGTTGTTGAAAACAATTACTTTCAATTCGTTTGCAACCTTATAAACTTCCTCAGTGGGAAGTTTCATTTTTTTTGGCGAAAGGCAAATCCAATCCCAAATTCCCGTCAGTTTATAAGCACCAGAAGTTTCAATATGGGTCTGCATTCCCTTTGCTTTCAACATTTCAGTCAAGGGGCCCATATCCCAAGTAAGCGGTTCGCCTCCGGTAATAACAATTGTTTTTGAATATTTTGCAGCGTTTCCAACAATTGCTTCAATAGCAGTTGGGGGGTGCAGTTCCGCATTCCAACTTTCCTTTACATCGCACCAATGGCAACCTACATCACAGCCACCCACCCGAATAAAATAGGCAGCTGTACCTTTATGGAATCCCTCACCTTGTATAGTATAAAACTCTTCCATCAAGGGAAGCATTACTCCTTTATCCACTAATTGCTGCATTTCTTTTTTCATAAGGGGCAAAGGTAGAAAAGACTATGGTGCATTTTAAACTTTAATTGTATTTTTTGAAAAAGGCGTTGTGGTATTTTAACCACCAATCTAGACCGCTAATCGAAAATTTAGAAAATAGATAAATCCAAGGGAGGGATTTTTTCGTAAATAATAATAAGTTCACCCAAAATATTGCATTGAAAAATTTATCCCTACAAAATGACTTCAAAAAAACTACACTGGGCGTTACTTTTTGTACTCGCAATTTCCTATAATGGATTTTCTCAAGTTGGTATCGGGACTACCGGTCCAGATGCATCTTCAATTTTAGAAATTTCTTCAACAACCCAAGGCATACTCTTACCACGAATGATCACGGCCCAAAGAAATGCGATTGTTTCTCCGGCAACAGGATTAACACTCTATAACAGTACCACAAATCAATATCAATACAACATCGGGACGCCCGCTGCCCCCGTTTGGAATACGCTGGCAACTTCAAACGTGGGACAATCTTTTAAATATTCAAATACAGACATTACAACGAATGTCAATCCTGCAACGGCTGTTAACGTACCACTTTTTGGAACCTTAAACTGGAATGATAATAACAGCCTGTATGTAGTTTCAG
The Aequorivita iocasae genome window above contains:
- the mdh gene encoding malate dehydrogenase, with amino-acid sequence MKVTVVGAGAVGASCAEYIAIKNFASEVVLLDIKEGFAEGKAMDLMQTASLNGFDTKITGVTNDYSKTADSDICVITSGIPRKPGMTREELIGINAGIVKDVSSNLVKHSPNTIIIVVSNPMDTMAYLVHKTAGLPKNRVIGMGGALDSARFKYRLAEALGAPISDVDGMVIGGHSDTGMVPLTRLATRNSVPVTKFISEERLNQVMEDTKVGGATLTKLLGTSAWYAPGAAVSALVQAIACDQKKMFPCSVMLDGEYGMKDICIGAPVILGRNGIEKIVELELNDAEKAHMKESAEGVRKTNDLLEV
- the gyrB gene encoding DNA topoisomerase (ATP-hydrolyzing) subunit B is translated as MSEEQKKGSYGADQIQALEGMEHVRMRPSMYIGDVGVRGLHHLVYEVVDNSIDEAMGGYCDTIEIWINEDNSITVKDNGRGIPVDLHKKEGVSALQVVMTKIGAGGKFDKDSYKVSGGLHGVGVSVVNALSEHLTATVHRDGKIWQQEYERGKALYPVKSIGDTDYRGTIVTFKPDPQIFQQSLEYNYDTLASRMRELSFLNKGITIYFTDKREKDENGEFATEKFHSEEGLKEFIRFLDGNREPIIAEVISMEGEKNDIPVEVAMVYNTSFNENLHSYVNNINTHEGGTHLSGFRAGLTRTLKKYADASGMLDKLKFEIAGDDFREGLTAIISVKVAEPQFEGQTKTKLGNREVTAAVSQAVSEMLENYLEEHPNDAKTIVQKVILAAQARHAARKAREMVQRKTVMSGGGLPGKLSDCSEQDPEKCEVFLVEGDSAGGTAKQGRDRNFQAILPLRGKILNVEKAMHHKVFENEEIRNIYTALGVTIGTEEDSKALNLEKLRYHKVVIMCDADVDGSHIATLILTFFFRYMRELVEAGCVYIATPPLYLVKKGAKKEYAWSDKERDRLNEEFGGSASIQRYKGLGEMNAEQLWDTTMNPEFRTLRQVTIDNGTEADRIFSMLMGDEVPPRREFIEKNAVYANIDA
- a CDS encoding DUF2911 domain-containing protein, with the protein product MNKIFLVALFLISSLTTERVQAQSFPQMDASPMDLVMARPDKNSPPFARVIYSRPQKKGRDIFGDLVPYGEVWRTGANEATELTIYTPLKFGKTILNPGTYTLYTIPNEDNWTVIINSDTNVWGAYSYKKEKDIARMVVPVKDAAAPIESLSMIFRPESNGTTLLIGWDNEYVEIPFKKA
- a CDS encoding 7-carboxy-7-deazaguanine synthase QueE — translated: MKKEMQQLVDKGVMLPLMEEFYTIQGEGFHKGTAAYFIRVGGCDVGCHWCDVKESWNAELHPPTAIEAIVGNAAKYSKTIVITGGEPLTWDMGPLTEMLKAKGMQTHIETSGAYKLTGIWDWICLSPKKMKLPTEEVYKVANELKVIVFNNDDFRFAEEQAAKVGPDCILYLQPEWSKREKMSPLIVDYVMQNPKWKVSLQTHKYLNIP